A genomic region of Alphaproteobacteria bacterium contains the following coding sequences:
- a CDS encoding methyltransferase domain-containing protein, with the protein MNKIIKKGTQLKKSSVLEMEMGFQAAQKKNFKEALYWFEKALTKSSSDPTIYHNIAVTWVNLGNTEHALSYFFKALEKDLYNQDIAFMLCQTLQNFRGTLNYQVPPKILLHCFNLPNLDYQVFAPLALSLFKTRHPLTKILQSLNETTPDLAIQQLFTLHSRDILNDPLLNKFLRQTINLDQQFEVFLANIRKYILVHFESLQIHEPTLNHFIISLIQQCINNNYVFYIGAEETKLLDLYKDIVKKEKEINSSIIPFLLYEPLDPSFLEKDLSSSLPKITSNFIKDIVNAQKRENSLIQDTKVLSKPCNETSQIVASHYEENPYPRWLSILKPLSNHQTTFIARDRHSPLSILSKKQKPKILIAGCGTGKHVVQVAFQYPNSEITALDLSLKALAYAQQKAQEYKLSINFMQADLLNIHDLNEKFDAIESIGVLHHLKDPLVGWASLVSKLTDDGLMTIGLYRKLAQPFINQAQEKIIDLNLKPNSHDIRYFRNYIFNTDKDIMSNTHSWQNWVSSKRDFYNLDECRDFLFHQQEHYFDIPQLIDYFNQLNLEFGGFILSSHRFAMAHKLAGSKFNPGNLNDWWILEQQEPDIFNRMYIFWCKRKK; encoded by the coding sequence ATGAACAAAATTATAAAAAAAGGGACACAACTTAAAAAATCTTCCGTTCTTGAAATGGAAATGGGATTTCAAGCAGCACAGAAAAAAAATTTTAAAGAAGCTTTATATTGGTTTGAAAAAGCTTTAACAAAATCATCTTCTGATCCAACAATTTATCATAATATAGCTGTAACTTGGGTCAATTTGGGAAATACGGAACACGCCCTTTCTTATTTTTTTAAGGCCCTTGAAAAAGATCTTTATAATCAAGATATTGCTTTTATGCTGTGTCAAACTTTGCAAAATTTTAGAGGTACACTCAACTATCAAGTGCCCCCTAAAATTTTGCTTCATTGTTTTAATTTGCCAAATTTAGATTATCAAGTTTTTGCCCCTCTTGCTTTATCCCTATTTAAAACACGTCATCCCTTAACAAAAATATTGCAATCTCTTAATGAAACCACTCCAGATCTGGCAATTCAACAATTATTTACTTTACATTCAAGAGATATTTTAAACGATCCTTTATTAAACAAATTTTTACGTCAAACAATAAATCTGGACCAACAATTCGAAGTTTTTTTAGCAAATATACGAAAATATATTCTTGTTCATTTTGAAAGTTTACAAATTCATGAACCTACTTTAAATCATTTTATTATTTCATTAATTCAACAATGTATAAATAATAATTATGTTTTTTATATAGGTGCGGAAGAAACTAAGCTTTTAGATTTATATAAAGATATAGTAAAAAAAGAAAAAGAAATTAATTCATCGATCATCCCTTTTTTACTTTACGAACCTCTGGACCCGTCTTTTTTAGAAAAAGATTTATCATCATCCCTACCTAAAATTACATCAAATTTTATTAAAGATATTGTTAACGCACAAAAACGTGAAAATTCTTTAATACAGGACACAAAAGTTTTATCAAAACCGTGTAATGAAACGTCACAAATTGTTGCATCACATTATGAGGAAAATCCCTATCCCAGATGGCTTAGTATTTTAAAACCTTTATCCAACCATCAAACAACATTTATAGCGCGTGATAGACACAGCCCCCTTTCTATTTTAAGTAAAAAACAAAAACCTAAAATTCTTATTGCGGGATGTGGAACAGGAAAACACGTGGTTCAAGTTGCTTTTCAATATCCAAATTCTGAAATTACTGCCCTTGATTTAAGTTTAAAAGCATTGGCCTATGCGCAACAAAAAGCCCAAGAGTACAAACTTTCAATTAATTTTATGCAAGCTGATCTTCTTAATATTCATGACTTAAATGAAAAATTTGATGCCATCGAATCCATTGGTGTTTTGCACCATTTAAAAGATCCCTTAGTCGGTTGGGCATCCCTTGTTTCAAAATTAACAGATGATGGATTAATGACCATCGGACTGTACCGCAAATTAGCCCAACCTTTTATTAACCAAGCTCAAGAAAAAATTATTGATCTTAATCTTAAACCTAATTCTCACGATATTCGGTATTTTAGAAATTATATTTTCAATACTGATAAAGATATTATGTCAAATACCCATTCATGGCAAAATTGGGTTTCTTCTAAACGAGATTTTTATAATCTTGATGAATGTCGGGATTTTCTTTTTCATCAACAAGAACATTATTTTGATATCCCCCAATTAATTGATTATTTCAACCAGTTAAATTTAGAATTTGGGGGCTTTATACTTTCTTCTCATCGTTTTGCTATGGCCCATAAATTAGCTGGTTCCAAATTTAATCCGGGTAATCTTAATGATTGGTGGATCCTTGAACAACAGGAACCAGATATTTTCAATCGGATGTATATCTTTTGGTGCAAACGCAAAAAATAA
- a CDS encoding orotate phosphoribosyltransferase, whose protein sequence is MNFPSSNLAGRTVARILLEIEAIHIRPQQPFTLTSGRLSPVYIDCRKIIAFPRARRKIMDLAVDLIEQKIGFECFDAIAGGETAGIPFAAWIAERFALPMMYVRKQAKGFGKKAQIEGDIKNGWRCLLVEDLASDGGSKINFVNALRQAEAIVKDIFVIFYYDIFPASQQRLQEMDVKLHHLATWWDVLEYVQAEKLFNHQDIAAIKNFLTNPEQWTPNNSVTSHKL, encoded by the coding sequence ATGAATTTTCCCTCATCTAATTTAGCTGGACGTACAGTTGCACGTATATTACTGGAAATAGAAGCTATACATATTCGCCCCCAACAACCTTTTACTCTTACTTCAGGTAGGCTTAGCCCAGTTTATATTGATTGCCGGAAAATTATCGCCTTTCCACGCGCACGACGTAAAATTATGGATTTGGCAGTTGATCTTATCGAACAAAAAATAGGGTTTGAATGTTTTGATGCCATAGCAGGGGGAGAGACAGCCGGCATTCCTTTTGCCGCGTGGATTGCTGAAAGATTTGCCTTACCTATGATGTATGTACGTAAACAAGCAAAAGGATTTGGCAAAAAAGCGCAAATTGAAGGTGATATAAAAAACGGATGGCGTTGTCTTCTTGTTGAAGATTTAGCCAGTGATGGGGGAAGCAAAATAAATTTTGTCAACGCTTTAAGACAAGCTGAAGCCATTGTCAAAGATATTTTTGTTATTTTTTATTATGATATTTTTCCAGCTAGTCAGCAAAGATTACAAGAAATGGATGTTAAGCTTCATCATCTTGCGACATGGTGGGATGTGTTAGAATATGTTCAAGCTGAAAAATTGTTTAATCATCAAGATATTGCAGCCATCAAAAATTTTCTTACTAATCCAGAACAATGGACACCCAATAATTCAGTAACTTCTCATAAATTATGA
- a CDS encoding ATP-binding cassette domain-containing protein, with the protein MTNTILDINGVSVSRQGKLSLDHLSLSLSSGTITLILGANGVGKSTLLATIMGFYDIQSGTIKFDHTILDDSKKIKLPIEERAHLGIGYCPERRRIFPDLNVFETLSIAYHKNEKTVSKKIEEIYKIFPQLHNQEQKKAWQLSSGQQQMLSVGRALMMSPKILLLDEPTLGLSPAVSLNLIRQIRLVAKGGTAVLITSSTTNYVLSIAHHIAIMKNGYIVEEGSAEQMRENPIITAPFFGQS; encoded by the coding sequence ATGACAAATACAATTTTAGATATTAATGGTGTCAGTGTAAGTAGACAAGGCAAATTATCCCTTGATCATCTAAGCCTATCTCTTTCGTCTGGAACCATAACTTTAATCTTAGGCGCTAACGGTGTTGGAAAATCAACGCTTCTTGCAACCATTATGGGATTTTATGATATACAATCAGGTACAATTAAATTTGACCATACCATTCTTGATGATAGCAAAAAAATTAAATTACCTATTGAAGAACGTGCCCATTTAGGTATTGGTTATTGTCCTGAAAGACGACGAATTTTTCCTGATTTAAATGTTTTTGAAACTTTATCAATTGCCTACCATAAAAATGAAAAAACAGTTTCAAAAAAAATTGAAGAAATTTATAAAATTTTTCCACAGCTTCATAATCAAGAACAAAAAAAAGCTTGGCAACTTTCCAGTGGTCAACAACAAATGCTTTCAGTTGGGCGTGCTTTAATGATGAGCCCCAAAATACTCCTTCTTGATGAACCTACGCTTGGGCTATCCCCTGCTGTATCTTTAAATTTGATAAGACAAATTCGTCTTGTTGCCAAAGGTGGAACCGCCGTTTTAATTACAAGCTCTACGACAAATTATGTCTTGTCGATTGCCCATCACATCGCCATTATGAAGAATGGATATATTGTTGAGGAAGGATCAGCCGAACAAATGAGGGAAAACCCTATTATTACAGCACCTTTTTTTGGGCAATCTTAA
- a CDS encoding ATP-binding cassette domain-containing protein codes for MKILDKKKILSVYAYFLPFLAGSILIGIYYISTYNPYYLHLFTLACCYSLLVIGFDIVFNQSGFYALSQGFFFGITAYLTAFLTAQFVNNYFLILGSALIIVMCLGYIIAHILLPLKPFQIIILTLGLSELCRLISHYWATTLQNYAHVQHIPEIQFQNIQFESGSLFILIFIIICAFIATKFKSRLMDLAFYFVRDNRHLANHLGLKANSLRLKSFLFSVICAGLAGNVYSHEMGSLTSDIFNLEIPIFCLATITLAGRYKISLTLIISLFLFYCTYLLNFNSTERSLFYVAVFLFNLALLPKGIGFYLDRLLYKISKKKEKLNKPKPVQLGHNFSPEDPQKILSVVKLSKKFGGIEAIKKISFNVKQGEIIGLIGPNGSGKTTLLNLLSGLIDYDQGAMILNGQNLNNPKAKKQAKSAIVFCPDRPFLFSKLNLIDNIAVIRAAHYRWINLWQEFRLSLSKKRLAQVKSEALYMLKQWEIPREIGEKFPNSLEQGTKKRVDIVRALAFNPKIILLDEPTSNLADWEQLSLAIKLKALAEQGLSIIIAEHNIPFLFNLAHKIMCLEVGKIIAAGPPSLIKENVAVKALYFGDKTHIL; via the coding sequence ATGAAAATTTTAGATAAAAAAAAAATCTTGTCGGTCTATGCCTATTTTTTGCCATTTTTAGCAGGATCTATTCTTATAGGTATTTATTATATCAGTACCTATAATCCTTATTATCTTCATCTTTTTACACTTGCCTGTTGTTATAGTCTTCTTGTTATTGGTTTCGACATTGTTTTTAACCAATCTGGTTTTTATGCTTTAAGCCAGGGTTTCTTTTTTGGTATCACCGCTTATTTAACAGCTTTTTTAACAGCCCAATTTGTAAATAATTATTTTTTAATTTTGGGATCAGCTTTAATTATTGTTATGTGTCTGGGATATATTATAGCGCATATCCTTTTACCTTTAAAACCTTTCCAAATTATTATACTTACCTTGGGTTTAAGCGAATTATGTAGGCTTATTAGCCACTATTGGGCTACAACGCTGCAAAATTATGCTCATGTTCAACATATCCCAGAAATTCAATTCCAGAATATTCAATTTGAATCAGGATCCCTTTTCATTTTAATTTTTATTATTATTTGTGCTTTTATTGCGACAAAATTTAAAAGCAGACTTATGGATTTAGCATTTTATTTTGTCAGGGACAATCGACATCTCGCAAACCATTTAGGATTAAAAGCTAATAGTTTAAGGTTAAAATCATTTTTATTTTCGGTTATATGCGCAGGCTTGGCTGGCAATGTTTATAGTCATGAAATGGGTTCCTTAACATCCGATATATTTAATCTTGAAATTCCAATTTTTTGTCTAGCCACCATAACATTAGCGGGCAGATATAAAATAAGTTTAACATTAATAATCAGCTTATTTTTATTTTATTGTACCTATTTACTTAACTTTAATAGTACAGAACGTTCCTTATTTTACGTGGCCGTTTTTTTATTCAATCTTGCGCTTTTACCCAAGGGTATTGGTTTTTATCTTGATCGTTTATTATATAAAATATCCAAGAAAAAAGAAAAATTAAATAAACCCAAACCCGTTCAATTAGGACACAATTTTTCCCCTGAAGATCCACAAAAAATTTTATCTGTTGTTAAACTTAGTAAAAAATTTGGCGGGATTGAAGCCATTAAAAAAATCAGTTTTAATGTTAAGCAAGGTGAAATTATTGGTCTTATTGGACCTAATGGATCTGGAAAAACTACCTTATTAAATTTATTGTCCGGTCTTATTGATTATGATCAAGGTGCAATGATTTTAAATGGGCAAAATCTTAATAATCCTAAAGCAAAAAAACAGGCAAAGTCAGCTATCGTATTTTGTCCTGATAGACCCTTTTTATTTTCAAAATTAAATTTAATCGACAATATTGCTGTGATTAGGGCCGCACATTACCGTTGGATAAATTTATGGCAAGAATTTAGATTAAGCCTATCAAAAAAACGTTTGGCCCAAGTAAAATCTGAAGCTTTGTATATGTTGAAACAGTGGGAGATACCACGCGAAATAGGTGAAAAATTTCCAAACTCTTTAGAACAAGGTACAAAAAAACGCGTCGACATTGTAAGAGCGTTAGCTTTTAATCCAAAAATAATTTTACTTGATGAACCCACATCGAATTTAGCAGATTGGGAACAATTATCATTAGCTATTAAATTAAAAGCTTTAGCCGAACAAGGATTATCTATTATTATTGCCGAACATAATATCCCCTTTTTATTTAATCTTGCCCACAAAATTATGTGTTTAGAAGTTGGTAAAATTATTGCCGCGGGGCCACCTTCTTTGATTAAAGAAAATGTAGCCGTTAAAGCCCTTTATTTTGGAGATAAAACACATATTTTATGA
- a CDS encoding branched-chain amino acid ABC transporter permease: protein MSLTELSIIFLFLGFAYSFSTLGFILVNSSSTFINYALGGLIILCGVIAGYIDQLQNLPSALVFISSVGLCTLILTLFLLLFHKAFKNRSKKNSFMATIALAIFIENIWPLFSNIPITSLYPKTLPSLGQNIMINFFWDNLDPYRDSLIILFITIVILLVFYYIFTFTLMGQQVRACQQDENMAQAIGISSNIISVITIAFGSAFCGIAGYFFSRQSFFIETNSIDLIVKIYLCIVLGQQKLPKTIIASFFLAFIEIVITIFSSYLFAEIVIYSLLIIVLMKKYTLPFSLYLYKQTRWR from the coding sequence ATGTCGCTTACAGAGCTTTCTATTATTTTTTTGTTTTTGGGTTTTGCTTATAGCTTTTCTACATTAGGCTTTATTCTTGTAAATAGTAGTTCTACTTTTATTAACTATGCCTTAGGCGGGCTTATTATTCTTTGTGGAGTTATTGCTGGATATATTGATCAATTACAGAATCTACCCTCAGCTTTAGTTTTTATAAGCTCTGTAGGTTTATGTACCTTAATATTAACACTCTTTTTATTATTATTTCATAAAGCCTTTAAAAATCGTTCTAAAAAGAATTCTTTTATGGCAACTATTGCTTTAGCCATTTTTATTGAAAACATTTGGCCATTATTTAGCAATATACCTATCACATCTCTTTATCCTAAAACCTTACCTTCACTTGGCCAAAATATTATGATCAATTTTTTTTGGGATAATTTAGATCCCTATAGGGATTCGCTTATCATTTTATTTATCACAATTGTTATCCTTTTAGTTTTTTATTACATATTTACATTCACTTTAATGGGCCAACAAGTACGCGCATGCCAACAAGACGAAAACATGGCCCAGGCTATTGGTATCTCAAGCAACATTATTTCGGTTATAACCATCGCATTTGGATCAGCTTTCTGTGGGATCGCAGGATATTTTTTTAGCCGCCAATCTTTTTTTATAGAAACAAATAGTATAGATTTAATTGTCAAAATTTATCTTTGTATTGTTCTAGGTCAGCAAAAATTACCCAAAACAATTATAGCAAGTTTTTTTCTGGCTTTCATAGAAATTGTGATAACAATTTTTTCTTCCTATCTTTTTGCTGAAATTGTTATTTATAGTCTTTTAATAATTGTTTTAATGAAAAAATACACTTTGCCTTTTTCTTTATATTTATATAAACAAACAAGATGGCGTTAA
- a CDS encoding patatin-like phospholipase family protein: MHDNILDVRKTSSRDSTPKKPIRILSIDGGGIRGLIPAMVLADIEKRTGKKIYELFDLIAGTSTGGLMALALCIPDGNGGVKHLAKDLIKFYEEDGKRVFSRSVWRKIRAVGNLADGKYSAIPMEESLKSYFGDLRLSQALTDVMISAYEMERRLPLFFKRNVARQNAQFDFHMWQVVRATTAAPTYFEPARLQIDGPGDYYALIDGAVFAFNPALCAFFEARQRFPDNDEFLVVSLGTGETTGRLAYDEAQRWGALRWAQHVFGVMCDGGSDMVDHQLSSLLPTTEYGRRQYYRFQARLETGNFDMDNASHANIRDLKLLAEHMIHNNRHAIRSLCEQLVEYAPESETAQSAKVLDAHHVL; this comes from the coding sequence ATGCACGACAATATTTTAGATGTACGGAAAACATCATCTCGTGATTCAACACCCAAGAAACCAATCCGAATTTTATCTATTGATGGGGGAGGTATTCGTGGGCTTATTCCTGCGATGGTTTTGGCTGATATAGAAAAACGGACCGGAAAAAAAATATACGAACTCTTTGATTTGATTGCAGGAACATCAACAGGTGGGTTAATGGCCTTGGCTCTTTGTATTCCTGATGGTAATGGGGGTGTAAAACATTTAGCTAAAGATTTAATCAAATTTTACGAAGAGGATGGTAAGAGGGTTTTTTCAAGATCTGTATGGCGTAAAATTAGGGCGGTTGGTAATCTAGCAGATGGTAAATATTCTGCGATTCCTATGGAAGAATCTCTTAAATCCTATTTTGGTGATTTACGGTTAAGCCAAGCTTTAACTGATGTCATGATATCGGCTTATGAAATGGAACGCCGATTACCTCTCTTTTTTAAACGCAATGTTGCACGTCAAAATGCCCAATTTGATTTTCATATGTGGCAGGTTGTACGCGCAACTACAGCAGCACCTACATATTTTGAACCAGCAAGATTACAAATTGATGGACCAGGTGACTATTATGCCTTGATTGATGGGGCAGTTTTTGCTTTTAATCCAGCTTTGTGTGCCTTTTTTGAAGCAAGACAAAGATTTCCAGACAATGATGAATTTCTTGTGGTTTCTTTAGGTACAGGGGAAACAACAGGACGCTTGGCTTATGATGAGGCTCAAAGATGGGGTGCGCTACGATGGGCGCAGCATGTTTTTGGTGTTATGTGTGATGGGGGTAGTGATATGGTTGATCATCAATTGTCATCACTTTTGCCTACAACAGAATATGGGCGCAGACAATATTATCGTTTTCAAGCAAGATTAGAAACAGGTAACTTTGATATGGATAATGCAAGTCATGCCAATATTAGAGATTTAAAGCTATTGGCAGAACATATGATCCATAATAATCGGCATGCGATTCGATCTTTATGTGAACAACTTGTTGAGTATGCCCCTGAATCAGAAACAGCGCAAAGTGCAAAAGTTCTTGATGCTCATCACGTACTTTAA
- a CDS encoding PaaI family thioesterase — MENLKQKDLSGFAHTLGYHLAEWDEGFAKIILPLNEKHYNRLHIPHGGVLASLIDTACGYAGTYPINEQARTAVTLSLNCQFINKAENNSELYALGYLLGGGKTIFFSKAEIYDASNKLIACGDGTFRYLNTIQKNNS; from the coding sequence ATGGAAAATTTAAAACAAAAAGACTTATCAGGATTTGCGCATACTTTAGGTTATCATCTTGCAGAATGGGATGAAGGCTTTGCCAAAATTATTTTGCCACTCAATGAAAAACATTATAATCGTCTTCATATACCCCATGGTGGTGTATTAGCAAGTTTAATTGATACTGCATGTGGATATGCAGGTACATATCCTATTAATGAGCAAGCGCGTACTGCTGTGACACTCTCTTTAAATTGTCAATTTATTAATAAAGCTGAAAATAATTCAGAGCTTTATGCCCTTGGATATTTGTTGGGTGGGGGTAAAACCATCTTTTTCTCTAAAGCAGAAATATATGATGCTTCCAATAAACTTATTGCGTGTGGGGATGGTACTTTCCGTTATTTAAATACGATACAAAAAAATAATTCTTAA
- a CDS encoding exodeoxyribonuclease VII small subunit: MAKKNLQDNNIALLGFEEALAELQNIVKLLEKGESKLDEAIEYYERGNALKKHCEQKLREAQMKIDRIIVQENGDITTESLNFDIKN; the protein is encoded by the coding sequence ATGGCGAAAAAGAATCTCCAAGATAATAATATTGCCTTATTAGGTTTCGAAGAAGCCTTGGCAGAATTACAAAATATTGTCAAATTACTTGAAAAAGGTGAAAGCAAGTTAGATGAAGCGATTGAATATTATGAACGAGGTAATGCTTTAAAAAAACATTGCGAACAAAAATTACGTGAAGCGCAAATGAAAATTGATCGTATTATTGTTCAAGAAAATGGTGATATTACAACGGAATCATTAAATTTTGATATAAAGAATTAA
- a CDS encoding polyprenyl synthetase family protein produces MHYAVMGGGKRIRPFLVLASSRLFNVSEVSALRTAAAIEMIHCYSLVHDDLPAMDNSDLRRGQPTLHKKFDEATAILAGDALLTLAFEILAHPETHSDSQVRSELIISMAKASGAAGMVGGQMLDLQAEKDSSLDIGSIIRLQRLKTGAIIAFACESGAILGHAPQAARQALHAYAHNLGLAFQIADDLLDTEGDQDTVGKSVGRDAVAGKATFVSILGVERARTQAYLLARQAKNYLEPFGEKAHLLQAMADFVVKRRH; encoded by the coding sequence ATGCATTATGCTGTGATGGGTGGAGGTAAAAGAATTAGACCATTTTTAGTTTTGGCAAGTTCGCGTTTATTCAATGTGAGTGAAGTTTCAGCCCTACGTACCGCGGCTGCAATAGAGATGATTCATTGCTATAGTTTGGTACATGATGATTTACCAGCAATGGATAATAGCGATTTACGAAGGGGACAACCAACTCTTCATAAAAAATTTGATGAAGCAACAGCTATTTTGGCGGGTGATGCACTTTTAACCCTTGCGTTTGAAATTTTAGCCCATCCAGAAACACATAGTGATAGCCAAGTGCGCAGTGAATTAATTATTTCCATGGCAAAAGCATCAGGTGCTGCCGGCATGGTTGGGGGACAAATGCTTGATTTACAAGCTGAAAAAGATTCTTCTTTAGATATAGGTTCTATTATTAGATTACAACGTTTAAAAACTGGGGCTATTATTGCTTTTGCGTGTGAATCAGGGGCGATTTTAGGACATGCTCCCCAAGCAGCACGTCAAGCTTTACATGCCTATGCGCATAATTTGGGGTTAGCCTTTCAAATTGCCGATGATTTGCTTGATACAGAAGGTGACCAAGATACAGTGGGTAAATCAGTTGGAAGAGATGCGGTTGCAGGTAAAGCAACTTTCGTTTCAATTTTGGGGGTAGAGCGCGCAAGAACCCAGGCCTATCTTTTGGCGCGCCAAGCAAAAAATTATTTGGAACCTTTTGGTGAAAAAGCACACCTTTTGCAGGCTATGGCTGATTTTGTTGTGAAACGCCGTCATTAA